A stretch of the Aminipila terrae genome encodes the following:
- the rplK gene encoding 50S ribosomal protein L11, whose amino-acid sequence MAKKVEGLIKLQIAAGNATPAPPVGPALGQKGVNIMDFCKQFNARTQDQPGMIIPVVITVYADRSFTFITKTPPAAVLLKKAAGLKAASGEPNKKKVATLTEEQVREIAKVKMPDLNAADLDAATSMVKGTARSMGIVVEG is encoded by the coding sequence ATGGCAAAGAAAGTTGAAGGTCTTATTAAACTTCAGATTGCAGCAGGTAATGCTACTCCAGCACCTCCAGTAGGTCCAGCATTAGGTCAGAAGGGCGTAAACATTATGGACTTCTGTAAGCAGTTTAATGCTAGAACTCAGGATCAGCCTGGAATGATTATTCCAGTTGTAATTACTGTTTATGCAGACAGATCATTTACATTTATTACAAAGACTCCTCCTGCAGCAGTATTGTTAAAGAAAGCAGCTGGCTTAAAAGCAGCATCAGGCGAACCAAACAAGAAAAAGGTAGCTACTTTAACAGAAGAACAGGTAAGAGAAATTGCAAAGGTTAAGATGCCTGATTTAAATGCAGCAGACTTAGATGCAGCAACATCAATGGTTAAAGGTACTGCAAGAAGCATGGGTATCGTAGTAGAAGGTTAA
- the rplA gene encoding 50S ribosomal protein L1, producing the protein MPKRGKTYRESAKLVDKTNLYEVSEAMDLITKTAKAKFDETVEIHIKLGVDGRHADQQVRGAIVLPHGTGKSKKVLVFAKGPKAQEAEAAGADFVGAEELAQKIQTENWFDFDVVVATPDMMGVVGRLGKILGPKGLMPNPKSGTVTMDITKALEEIKAGKVEYRLDKTNIIHTPIGKASFGAQKLEENFKALIEAVVKAKPAAAKGQYLRSVTVASTMGPGIKLNPMKLSN; encoded by the coding sequence ATGCCTAAGAGAGGCAAAACTTACAGAGAATCAGCTAAGTTAGTTGATAAAACAAATTTATATGAAGTTAGCGAAGCGATGGATTTAATTACAAAGACTGCAAAGGCTAAGTTTGATGAGACTGTTGAAATTCACATTAAACTGGGCGTTGATGGCAGACATGCTGACCAGCAGGTTAGAGGTGCTATCGTACTTCCTCACGGAACTGGTAAGTCAAAGAAAGTTCTGGTATTTGCTAAGGGTCCTAAAGCACAGGAAGCTGAAGCAGCAGGCGCAGATTTTGTTGGAGCTGAAGAATTAGCTCAGAAAATCCAGACTGAAAACTGGTTTGACTTTGATGTAGTAGTAGCAACTCCTGATATGATGGGCGTTGTTGGTAGACTGGGTAAGATTCTTGGTCCTAAAGGATTGATGCCAAACCCTAAATCAGGAACAGTAACTATGGATATTACAAAGGCTCTTGAAGAGATTAAAGCTGGTAAAGTTGAATACCGTCTTGACAAGACAAACATTATCCATACTCCAATCGGAAAAGCTTCTTTCGGAGCTCAGAAACTGGAAGAAAACTTTAAAGCTTTAATTGAAGCTGTTGTAAAGGCAAAGCCGGCAGCAGCAAAGGGACAGTATTTAAGAAGCGTAACAGTTGCTTCAACTATGGGTCCTGGAATAAAGTTAAATCCTATGAAGCTTTCAAACTAA
- the rplJ gene encoding 50S ribosomal protein L10 produces the protein MSIEAQKEKQLIIDEIKDKLEKAQSAVVIDYIGTTVAEADAMRKKLRDANVDYTVYKNTLVKRAIQGTKYEGLAEVLEGPSAVAISYDDAVAPARVINGVIKEYKKMAFKAGVVEGNFFDAKGIEAIAALPSREELIAKFMGSIQSPVSKAVRTFQAIADAKAEA, from the coding sequence ATGTCAATAGAAGCACAGAAAGAAAAACAATTAATAATTGACGAGATAAAAGATAAGCTGGAAAAAGCTCAGTCAGCGGTAGTTATTGACTATATCGGAACTACAGTTGCAGAAGCTGATGCTATGAGAAAGAAACTTCGTGATGCCAATGTGGATTACACTGTTTACAAGAATACTCTTGTAAAGAGAGCTATTCAGGGAACTAAGTACGAAGGTCTTGCTGAAGTATTGGAGGGACCAAGTGCTGTAGCAATCAGTTATGATGATGCAGTTGCTCCTGCAAGAGTAATTAACGGAGTAATTAAAGAATACAAGAAAATGGCTTTTAAGGCTGGTGTTGTTGAAGGAAATTTCTTTGATGCAAAAGGCATTGAAGCAATTGCTGCTCTTCCATCAAGAGAAGAACTTATTGCTAAGTTTATGGGTAGCATTCAGTCACCTGTATCTAAAGCAGTTAGAACATTCCAGGCTATTGCAGATGCTAAAGCTGAAGCATAG
- the rplL gene encoding 50S ribosomal protein L7/L12 has protein sequence MNKDQIIEAIKAMTVLELNELVKACEEEFGVSAAAPVAVAGAAGAGAEAAEEQTEFTVVLASAGGEKIKVIKVVRELTGLGLKEAKELVDGAPSNIKEGIEKAEAEAIKKQLEEVGATVEMK, from the coding sequence ATGAACAAAGATCAGATTATCGAAGCTATCAAAGCGATGACAGTTTTAGAATTAAATGAATTAGTAAAAGCATGTGAAGAAGAATTCGGAGTATCAGCAGCAGCTCCAGTAGCAGTTGCAGGAGCAGCAGGTGCAGGTGCAGAAGCAGCTGAAGAACAGACAGAATTCACAGTAGTACTTGCAAGTGCTGGTGGAGAAAAGATTAAGGTTATCAAGGTTGTTAGAGAACTTACTGGCTTAGGTCTGAAGGAAGCTAAGGAATTAGTAGACGGAGCACCTTCAAACATTAAAGAAGGTATCGAAAAGGCAGAAGCTGAAGCTATCAAGAAGCAGTTAGAAGAAGTTGGCGCAACTGTAGAAATGAAATAA
- the rpsL gene encoding 30S ribosomal protein S12: MPTINQLVRDGRQSAVKKSNSPALLKGLNSIKRVPTDIAAPQKRGVCTSVKTVTPKKPNSALRKVARVRLTNGIEVTAYIPGIGHNLQEHSVVLIRGGRVKDLPGVRYHIVRGTLDTAGVNNRLQARSKYGAKRPKAAKNNNRI, translated from the coding sequence ATGCCTACTATTAACCAATTAGTACGTGACGGCAGACAGTCTGCAGTAAAGAAGTCAAATTCACCAGCATTATTAAAAGGATTAAACTCAATAAAGAGAGTTCCTACAGATATTGCTGCACCTCAGAAGAGAGGCGTTTGTACTTCTGTAAAAACTGTAACACCTAAAAAGCCTAACTCAGCGCTTAGAAAGGTTGCCAGAGTACGTTTAACAAATGGTATCGAAGTAACTGCTTATATTCCTGGTATTGGTCATAACCTACAGGAACACAGTGTTGTACTTATCAGAGGCGGAAGAGTAAAAGACCTTCCAGGTGTAAGATATCATATCGTTAGAGGAACTCTTGATACTGCCGGTGTAAACAACAGATTACAGGCCCGTTCAAAATATGGTGCAAAGAGACCAAAAGCAGCAAAAAATAATAATCGGATTTAA
- the rpsG gene encoding 30S ribosomal protein S7 translates to MPRKGNTPKREVLPDPVYGNLVVAKLINSIMLDGKKGVAQSIVYDAFDMIKQQTGEEPIEVFEKAMNNIMPVVEVRARRVGGANYQVPVEVRAERRQTLGLRWLTKYTRARGEKTMYERLAKELMDAANSTGGSVKKKEDTHKMAEANKAFAHYRW, encoded by the coding sequence GTGCCAAGAAAAGGTAATACACCAAAAAGAGAAGTACTTCCAGATCCGGTTTATGGAAACCTAGTTGTTGCTAAACTGATCAACAGCATTATGTTAGACGGTAAGAAGGGCGTTGCTCAGTCAATCGTTTACGATGCATTTGACATGATTAAGCAGCAGACTGGTGAAGAACCGATTGAAGTATTTGAGAAGGCTATGAATAATATCATGCCAGTAGTAGAAGTTAGAGCTAGAAGAGTTGGTGGTGCTAACTACCAGGTTCCAGTTGAAGTAAGGGCTGAAAGACGTCAGACTCTGGGCTTAAGATGGCTTACAAAGTACACTAGAGCCAGAGGTGAAAAGACTATGTATGAAAGACTTGCTAAGGAACTTATGGATGCAGCTAACAGTACTGGCGGTTCAGTAAAGAAGAAGGAAGATACACATAAGATGGCAGAAGCTAATAAGGCTTTCGCACATTACAGATGGTAA
- the tuf gene encoding elongation factor Tu, translating into MAKQKFERNKPHVNIGTIGHVDHGKTTLTAAITKTLHQRYGLGQKVDFDMIDKAPEERERGITISTAHVEYETPNRHYAHVDCPGHADYVKNMITGAAQMDGAILVVAATDGPMPQTREHILLSRQVGVPYIIVFLNKCDMVDDEELLDLVEMEVRELLDEYEFPGDDTPIIRGSALGALENPEGPWGDKIVELFDAVDSYIPEPERDNSKPFIMPVEDVFSITGRGTVATGRVERGTLKVGDEVEIIGLTEERRKVVVTGIEMFRKLLDQAETGDNIGALLRGVQRSEIERGQVLCAPGTIHPHTKFTSQVYVLKKEEGGRHTPFFNGYRPQFYFRTTDVTGDLQLPEGTEMCMPGDNIQMTISLITPIAIEEGLRFAIREGGRTVGSGVVATVIE; encoded by the coding sequence ATGGCAAAGCAGAAATTTGAAAGAAATAAGCCACACGTAAATATCGGAACAATTGGTCACGTAGACCACGGTAAGACAACTCTTACAGCTGCAATCACAAAGACTTTACACCAGAGATATGGTTTAGGTCAGAAGGTTGACTTTGACATGATCGACAAGGCGCCAGAAGAAAGAGAAAGAGGTATCACTATTTCAACAGCTCACGTTGAATATGAAACACCAAACAGACACTATGCGCACGTAGACTGTCCGGGACATGCTGACTATGTAAAGAACATGATTACAGGAGCAGCTCAGATGGACGGAGCTATTCTGGTAGTAGCAGCAACAGACGGACCAATGCCACAGACAAGAGAACACATCCTGTTATCAAGACAGGTAGGTGTACCATATATCATCGTATTCTTAAACAAGTGCGATATGGTAGACGACGAAGAACTGCTTGACTTAGTAGAAATGGAAGTAAGAGAACTTCTTGACGAATATGAATTCCCAGGAGATGACACACCAATCATCAGAGGATCCGCATTAGGAGCATTAGAAAATCCAGAAGGTCCATGGGGAGATAAGATTGTAGAATTATTCGATGCAGTAGATTCATACATTCCAGAACCAGAAAGAGATAACAGCAAGCCATTCATCATGCCAGTAGAAGACGTATTCTCAATCACAGGAAGAGGAACAGTAGCAACAGGAAGAGTAGAAAGAGGAACACTGAAAGTTGGAGATGAAGTAGAAATCATCGGACTGACAGAAGAAAGAAGAAAAGTAGTAGTAACAGGAATCGAAATGTTCAGAAAGCTGTTAGATCAGGCAGAAACAGGAGATAACATCGGAGCACTACTAAGAGGCGTACAGAGAAGTGAAATCGAAAGAGGACAGGTACTATGTGCACCAGGAACAATTCATCCACATACAAAGTTTACTTCACAGGTATACGTACTGAAGAAGGAAGAAGGCGGAAGACATACACCTTTCTTTAACGGATACAGACCACAGTTCTATTTCAGAACAACAGACGTAACAGGAGATTTACAGTTACCAGAAGGAACAGAAATGTGTATGCCTGGAGATAACATCCAGATGACAATTAGCTTAATCACACCAATCGCAATCGAAGAAGGATTAAGATTCGCTATCAGAGAAGGCGGAAGAACAGTAGGTTCTGGTGTTGTAGCTACAGTTATTGAATAA
- the yfcE gene encoding phosphodiesterase — protein sequence MKLMIASDIHGSSYYCNKMIEAYKEEEAEKLLLLGDILYHGPRNDLPKDYDPKKVIKMLNSISREILCVRGNCEAEVDQMVLDFPVLADYCIIYLGSRMMFATHGHKLNPENLPPLNKGDILLNGHTHVPKCVGYGEAGQIDFIYMNPGSVSMPKENSPQSYIIVDNNKFTWKDFEGNAYLEYNIR from the coding sequence ATGAAATTAATGATCGCATCAGACATACATGGCTCATCTTATTACTGTAACAAGATGATAGAAGCTTATAAAGAAGAAGAAGCAGAGAAGTTGCTACTGCTTGGAGATATTCTTTATCATGGTCCCCGAAATGATTTACCAAAAGACTATGATCCAAAAAAAGTCATAAAGATGCTGAATAGTATAAGCAGAGAGATTTTATGTGTCAGAGGCAACTGTGAAGCAGAAGTAGATCAGATGGTGCTGGATTTCCCAGTATTAGCAGACTATTGTATCATATATCTGGGAAGTCGAATGATGTTTGCAACCCATGGTCATAAACTAAATCCGGAAAATCTGCCGCCCCTGAATAAGGGAGATATACTTTTAAATGGCCATACTCATGTACCAAAATGTGTAGGGTATGGAGAGGCAGGGCAAATTGATTTTATCTACATGAATCCCGGATCGGTTTCTATGCCAAAAGAAAATAGCCCCCAAAGCTATATTATTGTAGATAACAATAAATTCACATGGAAGGATTTTGAAGGCAATGCTTACCTGGAATATAATATAAGATGA
- a CDS encoding pseudouridine-5'-phosphate glycosidase, with amino-acid sequence MNKFNKYLDVSAEVEEALEAGRPVVALESTIISHGMPYPQNVETALQVEKIIRENGAVPATIAIIKGRLKVGISPEEIDYLGKKGLEVTKASRRDVPVLVAAKADGATTVATTMILAAMAGVRVFATGGIGGVHRGAEVTMDISADLEELGMTPVMVVCAGAKSILDLGLTLEYLETKGVPVIGYQTKMLPAFYTRESAFNVDYRMETPKEIADAWTAKLELELKGGMLVTNPIPEKYAMDSAYINKCIEEAVEEAKSIGIKGKETTPFLLAKIKEITGEKALIPIYNWYLITPDLPHRLPVRCVNKISVVRISGIDYRKFTKFKNAVAF; translated from the coding sequence ATGAATAAGTTCAATAAATATTTAGATGTTTCAGCGGAAGTTGAGGAAGCACTAGAAGCAGGGAGACCTGTGGTTGCCCTTGAATCAACGATTATTTCTCATGGAATGCCATATCCACAAAATGTTGAAACAGCGCTACAGGTGGAAAAGATTATCCGTGAAAATGGGGCAGTGCCAGCTACTATAGCAATAATAAAAGGCCGGTTGAAAGTAGGTATTTCGCCAGAAGAAATTGACTACTTAGGCAAAAAAGGTCTTGAAGTAACAAAAGCCAGCAGAAGAGATGTTCCGGTTTTAGTAGCGGCTAAGGCAGATGGTGCTACCACTGTGGCAACAACAATGATTTTAGCTGCCATGGCAGGGGTTAGAGTCTTTGCTACAGGTGGCATAGGAGGAGTGCATCGAGGGGCAGAAGTTACCATGGATATATCAGCTGACCTTGAAGAACTTGGTATGACTCCAGTGATGGTTGTTTGTGCTGGGGCCAAGTCTATTCTTGACCTGGGACTTACGTTAGAATATCTTGAAACAAAAGGGGTCCCTGTTATTGGATATCAGACCAAAATGTTGCCAGCTTTCTACACCAGGGAAAGTGCCTTCAATGTAGATTACCGTATGGAAACTCCTAAGGAAATTGCCGATGCATGGACAGCCAAGCTGGAACTTGAACTGAAGGGTGGTATGCTTGTAACAAATCCTATTCCAGAAAAGTATGCCATGGATTCTGCATATATCAATAAGTGTATAGAAGAAGCTGTAGAAGAAGCGAAATCAATAGGAATAAAAGGAAAAGAAACTACTCCGTTTTTACTGGCTAAAATTAAGGAAATAACTGGGGAGAAAGCCTTGATTCCAATATACAACTGGTATTTAATAACGCCAGACTTGCCGCACAGATTGCCTGTGAGATGTGTAAATAAAATTAGTGTGGTAAGGATATCTGGCATTGACTACCGTAAATTTACAAAATTTAAAAACGCGGTAGCTTTTTGA